GAGCTCAGCCTCTTTCCCCTGAGACATGACTCCATCCTGACCAGAGCCTCAATGACCCTCGTCAGCCAGGGTTCCCTCATCCCTCCGGTCTCGCTATTCACTCTAACAAGGACAGGCTGATCCTGAACCTTCACAAACTCAGTTTTAAAGCTGCTCACTTGGCAGATGTCTGTTCACTTGGGAACACCCTCCTGTTCTACACCTCCATTTATTCCCCGACCCCTTCTATCCTCCCTCAGTTCAGTCTGTTCACTGCTCTGAACATCAGAAATAGCAGCGAGGAGGCTGTTCAGCCCCCCACACCTGCTCTCCCATTGAATAAGATCAAAACCACCTCACTGTGCTACAGATACAACGGACGTCACagaagtgggggtgggagaggaggggagTTGTGATGTTGATCAGGGAGAACATCACCACAGCACTCAGAGGGACCCTTGTGGGGATAAAACATTTGTTTGTgacaggaggcagagggtggtgccATGGTCGGTAATTTCATGGATGTGAGATGAGAGTGGAAAATATTTAAGAGCTGAAGAGAAGCATTTTCCACAGGGAAGATGGAAAAAGGTGAAGTTTTGCTGAAATCATATTCATCTAATTATCAAACAATCAATCGCATCATCCTATTTCTTTTATGATCTGATATACAGTCTAATAcgctaatgatttggatgagaatgtgggtGGGCTGATCAGTGAACTTGCAGATGGTGGACAGTGAATGTGTTTAATTAACATTTGAACATACCGTATGACCATCACATACAGAAGCTcaatggcccatcgagtctgctcggcTATTTCAacctggctgatccaattttcctctttgccccaatctcctgccttcttcccgtatcccttcatgtccagaccagtcaaaaatctatcaacctctgccttaaatagaaagacttgacctccacagctgcctgtggcaaaaaattccacagattcaccaccctctggcgaaagaaattcctcctcatctccattctgaaaggacgcccctccatcctgaggctgtgtcttctggttttagactctcccaccacaggaaacatcctccacacatgcactctgtcaaggcctttcaccatttgaaggttgcaatgaggtcacccctcattttctgAATTCAGTGAACGCTGACACAGAGCTCCTATGACAAGCCGTTCATTCTtgggaacctcctttgaactctctcagtttcagcacattctttctgagataagaggcccaaacctgctcacaatactccaaatgagccTCACCAACGCTTCATAAACATCACATCTTGCTTTCATacactagtcctcttgaaatgaatgctgacgttgcatttgccttcctcaccgtaGAGTCAAcccgcaaattaacctttaaataATCCTAcaccaggactcccaagaccctttccacctcagagttttgtgtgttgcttcagactcCGTCATCCAAAGTCTCGTTGAAGGGGCAGGTGCAGTGatgggaagtttatggtcatgtagtttggtggaaggaataaaggcacggAATGTTTTCAAAAGAGGAGCAAATTCAGAATTCAGAGGAGCCAAGGGAGaaacagactcaaaaacagtcactttccccaaggctgatcaacacctccactcagtaACCCCCCACCAGCACTACTTTACCATTTCCGGTCAGAGTCACCTCATGTACCGACACTCCCGTGCCCAGCGTCATATTATGGACAGAGTAGTAGGCAGCCATCGGTCCCAGGGCATCGCGGGTTTGCACCCCCAGtgaactgtgtcctctccagggcacaagtctgggtgggaagatttgaagaccCGGCTGTTGCCCCATCCACGTCACTGAtggagtccaagggaagggcaagcaccgatacagctcggcaccagtgtcgtggcaggggttgccagagtgaagttgtaaacatcatcaaactgcctcagggaccccggctccggatttcttcctcggggttcactcccgaagcctttcccatgggtgggtatggccgcaaggcagcggatggaggtttaaaatcagagttttccttctcaacagagcaaaggaggatgagaggagactggTAACAGGTGCCAGAACATTCTGCAAACTAGGCAGCCCAGATCTGACCAGCTTCCTGTGTCCCAACGAGAATCTGCGGCACTCCGTGATCACATGTTCCACAGTCGCTGGGACCTTACGGAagtcacaccacccagttccACGCTTGCCAAAGCGGAGTGCCAACCTGTTTGTCACAACCGCCATCTCAACAACCATTCAGCACCCAATGGGCGGAACCGAGCAAAGCAACTTGTAGTACCATCTCCCTGCCCCACTCCTACCCCACTATTTCTGCCATTTTCCAATCCCAAGATCTGACTTCATACCAACTTCAAGACTCGGCCTCAAACTTTCCTATATTGACTATGATATCTACCTCCAGCTTAGTAAGTCATTATCCAATACACCAACAGGTGCAGGTACTCGGCAAAACTGTACGACTATTCCCATACTCTGCAGAACATACAAATTAACAGATCAGCTCTCCTTGATACCAAACCCTGCAGAGTCAAGGCAGAATCTGAGCAGCTCATGACTCTATTTCATTTAACTTGTTTGACACATTGCAGACTAATGATAATGGACATAAATTCATCCATCAGCCTTTTCCCCTCCCCAACATTAAATCAGGGGATAAATATCCCAGAGCCCCCCAGGTTACTTGGTCTTTATCTGTAAAGATAAGTGAAAAGGAAAAATACTGTTGCTGTAAATGACCAGACATCCTCTCAACACCCACGAGACCCTGCCTATTCCCCAAGTAATGTCAAACGAACATTGGTGGGAGGTTCGAGAATTGGGAAAATTTAAAAACAACTAAAAAAGCAACTGTAAAGCAATAAGGaggttaaagatgaaatatgaaggtatgaaatatgaaagtggatACTAAAACTTGTTTTGGAAATATAAGGAGTAAAAAGAGGCAAGAGTACATATTGCATCATTGGAAAACGAcactggagaggtggtaatgggggaaacagaaaatggtggatgaactcaatctgaattttgaattactcttcactgtggaagagcctgtggtatgctgGAATTTCAAGAATATCAGGGGGCAGACGTAAGTGTAATTGCTATTTCCAGGGAGAAggagcttgggaaactgaaaggtctgaaggtagatgagtcacctgcaccagatgggACTAAACCCCAGGATTCGATTctgaaggagattgctgaagagaatGAGGAGGCATTAGGAATGATCATTCAGAATtcactatattctggaatggttcctgaggactggaaaattacaaaatgTCATTCCAAccttaaatgacctggatgaggaagtggagcgatgggatagtaaatttgctgatgacgcaaaggttggggatgttctggatagtgtggagggctgtcagaggttacagcgggacattgataggatgcaaaactgagctgagaagtggcagatggagttcaacccaggtaagtgtgaggtggttcattttggtaggtcaaatataatggccgaatatggtattaatggtaagactcttagcagtgtggaggatcagagggatcttggggtctgagtccataggacacttaaagcagctgctcaggttgactctgtggttaagaaggcgtacggtgcattggccttcatcaatcgtggaattgaatttaggggccgagaggtaacgttgcagctatataagaccctggttggactccacttgggagtactgtgctcaattctggtcgcctcactacaggatggatgtggaaaccatagaaagggtgcttaggagatttgcaaggatgttgcctagattggggagcacgtcttatgagaacaggttgagtgaactcggccttttctccttggagcgatggaggatgagatgtgacctgatagaggtgtataagatgatgagaggcattgatcatgtggatagtcagaggctttttcccagggctgaaatggctagcaggagagggcacagttttaaggtgcttggaaatagttaCAGAGGGGATGTTACGCAGAGAgttttgagagtgtggaatgggctgccagcggtggtggAGAAGGTGGAAacgagggtcttttaagagactcctggatggagcttagaaaaatagagcctAGGaagttctcaggtaaggacacgttcggcatagctttgtgggccaaagggcctgtattaaattgtagcttttctatgtttctgtgtttctaaggcACTCCTGAGACTACATTTAgattactgtgtgcagttttgagctccttaatttagaaaggatatactaacattggagagggttcagagaagatacatgagaatgattccaggaatgaaagggttactgtatgaggaatgtctggcagctcttggcctgtattccctggagttcaggagaatgaggggggatctcatagaaacactccaaatgttaaaaggcctgaacagatttgatatggcaaagttatttcccatggtaggggagtctaggacaagagggcacgacttcaggattgaaggatgtcagtTTGGAACTGAGATCTggggaaattactttagtcagaggtggtaaatctgtggagtttgttgtcacgagcggctgtggaggccgagtcattgtgtgtgtttaaggcagaaagAGATGCGcttttcttgattagccagggtatctaagggtgtggggagaaggcaggggagtggggatgactggaagaattggatcagcccatgattgaaggagcacactcgatgggctgaatggcctactgctcctatgtcttatggttttaagacactctcagcatttcaggaacagcttcttccacttgccatcggatttctgaacggacaatgaacccacaaacacctcctcagtattttccctctctcttGTCATTAccttttaaatgtattttaatatattctcattgtaatttatagtttttattactgtgtattgcaatgtcctgctggcacaaaacaacacatttcaccacagatgctggacatactgaacctgattctgacacaCAAACCACACAGCTGGGCTCCGGCTCCCACATACCCCCCTGGTGCCTCTCTGCCCACTCCGAGGCTCTCGGCCTGAGGCTCTAACTGTGGGAACACTTGCCCTTTCAATTCCCGTCTGAGGGGGTGCATCTGTTCACTGTGGAGTTCTATATTCGATGGAGAGCactgaatgggaaggaaggtttgaatacAAGAATacagatctcctctgaaggtatttggggtcctggtgagagcggACATGGAACACTGTGTACAGGTCCGGTCTCCCTCCCAGAGTCAGCCTGTGGGATGAGGGGAATGAAAAGGTTTCCCAGATTGATTTGGGGGGTGAGGTCGTGTCCTGAGAGAGATTATACTGACCGGGACTGTCTCACAATTAGAGAAATCCGTGGTCTCACTGGcacagacacagtctcacagaACATTGACAGGTTGATGTTTCCCTGTGGGTGTGGAACTGGGGTCAGAGACTGGAGATAAGAGGCCACCTCAGCAAGTCTGATGAGGAGAGATTTCCTCACCCTCAGTGTGGTGAACTTTTGGAAGTGTCTCCACGAGGTTTTTAAATTCAAACGGCAAGTTTAGGGGCTCAGCGATGACGGGAACTTGGGAGGAAAGTGGCACTGAGGTCAAAGATCAGCCATGCTCCGAGTGAAGGGCAGAGCCGGCGCAAGGAGCCGAATGGCCACGTCGGCTCCTGTCTCGTTCACCCTCGCCCTCAGTCTACCGGATTGCACAGGAGAGAGGTGAGGGAACCAGAGATCCGTCAGCAGCCGCTGCGGGGCAGCTCCGGTTTCCCGGCGGCAGGAGACGGGTTTCGGAGGCAGCTGCGGGTAACAGGCCCCGATCCACCGGGGAGAAAGGCCGGGCACCCTCCGTGCACCTGAACCATCTCATGCGATCCCCGCCAGTCTCTCCATCTCCGCAGTCAGAACCCCGGCCCGTGTTGCACCTTTGCCCGAGGAGCTGCCCCCGATCTCCGGCCTCGCCCCGGGTCCAGTCGGTCCCGGTTCCAACACCGGACCGCGTTCCGTTCCGGGCGCTCTGCGTCCCGCCCACTGGCCCCGACCGCAGCCAATGAGAGGCGGCCTCTCCCAGCACTGCtcgctgattggctgtgagtgtggCTGAGAACGAAGTTCCCGAAACTCGAGCTCaaagtccattttatcatcagagttCCGAAATGTCAgcacatacaaccctgggatttaaTTTCCTGCGGCCACACTGAGAAAATCTATACAatagtaacaggatcaatgaaagatgaaccggtgtgcagaaaacaacaaactgtacaaatacaaacaaataaataaagaagATGAAATGACCGGGGAAAGAGTCTTTCACTGCGTGACTCTGGTTGTGGGACCATCTCAATGGACGGGCAGGTGTGTGTATTTATCCCCTATTGTTGAAGAGCCCGATCTTTGTGGGCTAGTAACCGTTCTTGAACCCGAtgctgcgagtcctgaggctcttgtaccttctgcctgatggcagcagcgaggagagagcacggcctgggtgatgaggatctctgatgatggacgctgctttcctacggcagcatttcatgtcgatgtgctcagtggttgggagggctctccctgtgatgtactgggccgaatccactaccttttgtagctTCATCGCACTCTCGATGTGAACCCTGTGTTAATGAAATGGGTTACATTCATTCAGACCAGCACGTTGACCACAGGTCTATCAGGcagtagtgatgcaccatcaataactcacactgagacgtaaggcgagatatcggcttttattgactggaagaaggaaccaggagtgagtgtccatcatacaatgtcctggagactgaggccgagcatcaggcctcagatcgcctttatacaggggcctgtgggaggagccacaggagcagtcagcagggggcgtgtccacaggggcctgtgggaggagccacaggagcagtcagcagggggcgtgtccacaggggcctgtgggaggagccacaggagcagtcagcagggggcgtgtccacaggggcctgtgggaggagccacaggagcagtcagcagggggcgtgtccacaggggcctgtgggaggagccacaggagcagtcagcagggggcgtgtccagttCACCACAAGTGGTCAGCACGGAATGCCCCGCAGTTACTGCAGGACAACGATTGGATGTACCTGGTGCGGTGGTTCCCTGAGCGACAGTCCGGACCATCAGCAGATCTCACCAAGACCTCGCCCGGCCGGCGGTGAGAGGAGCCCTCCcggtctgatccttgctgcacaCCGGAGCATCACTCCctcagcgcgctgccccgagattgaTGCAGTGGAGATGAGACCGTCTCTCAGCTCTTTGCGGACGGTGAAGAGGACGTGGAGAAAGATGCGAGGGCCTGTGTCACGGCAGCCGAGTGACACTGATCTTCAGGCTGTTCCCCGGACGCTCAGGAAAACGGAGATCACACCGAAGTGTCCatagacaggggttcccaacctggggtccactgacccTCGTTAATCGTCTCGGTCCGGGGTATAAAAAAGCCTGGGAGCCCGAGCTGCAGAGGAGTGTAGCCGACTGACACCTTCCAGGCTGCAGGGACGCACTGAAGGGATGGGGCTCCTTTCCCACTGGACGGGAGGAAGCCTCTCTGTTCTTGTCGGAGTGAACCAGCCTGGGCACCACATGAGCGGCAATAGTCTTGTGGGTTTTAATGACTGTGAAAGAACGCCGATATCTGTCGGTGTTTCATTTCGGAAGTTCCGGAAGATCAGTCTGCTCTGCTTTCTggcctgtttgggtttgagcttaGATAAGGGGCTTTGATGTTCAACTTGGAAATGTTGTGTCAGcccatcaggatggtggaatcaggaagaaggttctagagaaggcCGGGCGGAGAGGTTTTTGTGCGGACACTGGTGTGGGTCGAGGTCCTTATggcgggagctgggagaagacaggagggaaggtgACTGAGGATGCCGTCCCCGTTGCACAATGTTGTTCATGGAGTTGAATGGCTTCAGGGAGAAGGGACCTGTGCTCCCGAGGGAGAgtccgtttgttcgagatggatttcgagagacattcggaaggtggtgtgtggtTTCACACAGACCGCGGGTCCAACGTGTGAGTAAAGACAACTTCAGGATGAGCACCAACTTACGTGCAATTCATGATGGGCCCTTGTGTTTCTTTTCTTTGGGAACTGTTTAGTTGATaaacattcataaatatacagtggcatgcaaaagtttgggcaccctgatcaacatttctgttactgtgaatggttaagtgagtagaaaatgaactgatctccaaaagtcataaagttaaagatgaaacattcttttcaatatttaagcaagattagtgaattatttttgttttgtacaattttagagtggtaaaaaaggaaaggagcaccatgcaaaagtttgggcaccccaagagatttgagctctgggataacttttaccaaggtctcagaccttaattagcttattCGGGCTGTAGCTTGTTCACAATCATTATTAGGAAAGGCcagatgatgcaaatttcaaacctttataaataccctgactcctcaaaccttgtcccaaaaaTCAGTAACCATGgtttcctctaagcagctgcctagcactctgaaaattaaaataaatgatgcccacaaagcaggagaaggctataagaagatagcaaagcgttttcaggcaGCCCTTTCCTCAGATCATggtgtaattaagaaatggcagttaacaggaatggtggaggtcaagttgaggtctggaagaccaggaaaactttctgagagaactgctcataggattgctataAAGGCAAATCAGAACCCCCGTTTGACTGtgaaagaccttcaggaagatttagcagactctggagtggtatgcactgttctactgtgcagcgacacctgcacaaatgttGTTCATCCAACATCATCGATGAAGACCTCAAAACCAGTAATGGTGATGTTGTCGAGACTAGCGCttgatttggatttaagtgagggagagttgtgcagagtcagcctcactctctctacccaattcccatctggatccagtggcaagacaagaGTCGAGACGGCTGGAGATGGGACCAGgcacagtggatgaccaggacatctTCTGTGTCTTGCCATGTACTACGCATTTCAGAGACcgccttcttgaccgttggaccttCCATTGGTTTCGTCCGCTCAATCTGCCGGAGTctgtcttcacatgctgggatagacaactacctatctcaccgagggtttgagacccattggctaccctcacctggttcagGCGGCTTGTCGAGGCCGTTGCCCGGGGTGTGACCGCTGTCACATGAAAGCAGCTAcggggagccacaggtgagagctgagtgccaggtggggCCCACCGGTGGACAAACCACCTGAAAAGGTCATGACATGTTCCCCcatcagaggtgctacccctccctgataccccatacaccccaaatatgcacctgcacaaatatgacctttatGGAAGAGTTATCAgaggaaaacctttcctgcatcctcaccacaaaattcagcatcagaagtttgcaaaggaacatctaaacaagcctgatgcattttagaaacaagtctagtggactgatgaagttcaaACAGAACTTTTTGGacgcaatgagcaaaggtgtgtttggagaaaaaagagtgcagaatttcatgaaaacaacacctctccaactgttcagcacaggggtggatcgatcatgctttgggcttgtgttgcagccccAGTGGAACGGGGAACATTTCCCTGGTAGAgcgaagaatgaattcaattaaataccagcaaattctggaagcaaacatcacaccgtctgtaaagaaGCTAAAGATGAAAAGAGAATGGCTTCTACGACAGGAtattgatcctaaacacacctcagaatccacaatgaggtcatcttttactcacttagctattcacagtaacagaaattttgaccaaacttttgcatgccactgtactttCCTGAGAATTGCATGCAGTGTATGGTCTGTTATTTGTGCCGCCGGGTGATTGCATGGGAGCAGTAAGTTACAAAGGTCAGGGTTCGGATAGGCAAGACATTCCAACCTCATGGGTTTAGGGGACCAAGTCATATCTACCCTAGAGATACAGAGAGTGGGAGAAGTGTTTTTCTCGCCGCTGAGTCCGGTGGCTGTTTGCGAGGAGCTCCAGACACGCCCAGTGAAGCGGTTTCACCGGCAACAACACAACGTTCATTCCCGAGACCGCAGCGCCCCTGGTGGACAGTCGCGGTACTGCAGCTCCCCGGTGGACATTCCCGAGACCGCAGCGCCCCTGGTGGACATTCCCGAGACCGCAGCGCCCCTGGTGGACAATCCCGGTACCGCAGCGCCCCAGTGGACATTCCCGATGCCGCAGCGCTTCTGGTGGACAATCCCGGTACCGCAGCGCCCCGGTGGACATTCCCGAGACCGCAGCGCCTCTAGTGGGCAACCGCGGTGCTGCAGCTTCCCGGTGGACAATCCCGAGACCGCAGCGCCTCTAGTGGGCAACCGCGGTACCGCAGCGCCCCGGTGGACATGGAGACCgcattttatatttatttgtaTATGACAATCAATTGGCTCGACTCAGCACTGCATCTTTATTGTCTAAttccttcactctctgtctcccagGAACGGGTTAAATCTGCGTTAGACTCTCTCACAGAAAAGAAACGCGAGCTCGAGGACGTGGAGCGGCAACAGAAAGAGAAGGTTTCTGCAGTTcgggtgaggcttcctgagcAGGATTTCCAATGATATTGTGTAGTTTTGTTTCCTTTAATGCCGAGTAGCAGAAtatcgcagctccagtgacctgggttcgattctgacctctggtgctctccgcgtagagtttgcatgttctccttgagATCACAGTGGGCCGGCATTGCCAAGAAATCTAGATGAATGTATAATTCGGGGCTGTAATTAACCCTGTGATGGCGGGTGGTCTGTGAATCAGGTGGGAGTTGATGGATCAGTGAGGAAGAGTTGGTTTCAGGGAGACGTGAATGGATGGAATTGAATATCTGAGAAATAGCATAgggtcagtgggctgaatggtctccttccATGTCATAGGGAAATACTTTACAGTCAAATAATAAACTAGCCTCTCCTTTCAttcgacaggaacagtcacacagtgttcagtcccacatcacatcccagtttgaTGAACTGCGCCGGATTATCACCGAGAAAGAGCAGCGCGCACTCCGAGATCTcagggaagaggaggagaggattctgaatccGATGGAGAAAAATCTTCAAAAGATTCAAGAGAATTTAAATTCTATCCGGGAGAAAATGTCAAAGTTACAGGAACAGATGGATCAGCAAGATAATGTGACATTCCTCATGGTGAGAGATTTCAGTTTGGTTCTGTAAAAGTGCACCGACTCAAAATGATGTATTGTAACTCAGTGTGGTATTTACAGATACTATCATTGTAAACAGATTTAAACTGGACAGATGTTTTGACTGTTGTGTTCCCCAAACCGGCCTCCCACAACATCTGTAcatcacaggacagtctgcaaccTTCTCGGGAATGAGTTACTCTGATCAGAGCACTGAGCTGGTGATCGTTTCTGTGATTCCCACGAATTATATCCCCGATACTCAGAGTAACACCCAGTTAcagtcacaggctgtgagtgtgtctggtgtGGTaggtgtgagggtcactctgtcgaTCAGTGGGAACTGAGATTGAATTTCACATTGTGACCCACACATCAGATTAAACATCCACAgcgtctataaaaagtattcatcaccaacccctcccccagcTTGGAAGTTTCATTgtttttcatgtttcattgtctcaaagtgaaaacagatctcgacattaatctaaattaattagaaatataaaacaaaataaattcatCCCCttgaagtcagtatttagtagatgcatctttggcagcaattacaacgTTGAGCcagtgtggatcggtctctatcagctttgcacatccggACACTGCaatctttccccattcttctttacaaaactgcacacgctctgtcagattgcacggggatcgtgagtgaacagcccttgtCAAATCCAGCCACAGTTCTCAATGGATTGAGGCTGGACGCTGACTTGgcctctccaggacattaactttgttcattttaagccattcctgtgtagctttggctttatgtttggggtcattgtcttgctggaaaacaaatcttctcccacgTCACCGTTCTCTTGCAGaatacatcaggttttcctccaggatttccctgtatttggcTGCATTCATTTCAGTCTCTACCTTTACAAGCCTtctagggcctgctgcagtgaagcacgatgcagccaccaccaggcCCAAAATAGCATGTAGACTAATGGCCAaaatgctcaattttggtttcctcagaccatagaaccttcgtCCTGCTGGTTTCAGTCTCCCgtgtgccttctggcaaactccagctgagagttcatgtgagcttttttc
This DNA window, taken from Hypanus sabinus isolate sHypSab1 unplaced genomic scaffold, sHypSab1.hap1 scaffold_820, whole genome shotgun sequence, encodes the following:
- the LOC132390253 gene encoding E3 ubiquitin-protein ligase TRIM15-like isoform X2; its protein translation is MLFMELNGFREKGPVLPRESPFVRDGFRETFGRWCVVSHRPRVQRERVKSALDSLTEKKRELEDVERQQKEKVSAVREQSHSVQSHITSQFDELRRIITEKEQRALRDLREEEERILNPMEKNLQKIQENLNSIREKMSKLQEQMDQQDNVTFLMENAHRKRRISDDAKFLSVTHGTLPIEKFDHPLLLNTTLREMSDTIKRVSVTLDVEMASPWLEVSEDRKSVRRTGTRRNLPDTGQGTSTTHSSSFISWIGTPDSK